From the genome of Gracilinanus agilis isolate LMUSP501 chromosome 2, AgileGrace, whole genome shotgun sequence, one region includes:
- the CXXC5 gene encoding CXXC-type zinc finger protein 5 isoform X1 — MSSLVGSPQPDSGGSGSGSSKSGTAEKCGSDEALPPANPERRNKSGIISEPLNKSLRKSRPLSHYSSFSGGSSVSELVDKAAAASGLANGHDPPMDKTNSTSKHKSGAVASLLSKAERAAELSAEGQLTLQQFAQSTEMLKRVVQEHLPLMSEAGAGLPDMEAVSGTEALNGPSDFPYLGAFPINPGLFIMTPAGVFLAESALHMAGLAEYPMQSELASAISSGKKKRKRCGMCPPCRRRINCEQCSSCRNRKTGHQICKFRKCEELKKKPSAALEKVMLPTGAAFRWFQ, encoded by the exons ATGTCTAGTCTCGTTGGTAGCCCACAGCCCGATagcggcggcagcggcagcggcagcagcaaGTCAGGCACCGCAGAGAAATGCGGGTCAGACGAGGCCCTCCCCCCGGCCAACCCCGAGCGGCGGAACAAGAGCGGCATCATCAGTGAGCCCCTCAACAAGAGCCTGCGGAAGTCTCGGCCCCTGTCCCACTACTCGTCCTTCAGTGGTGGCAGCTCGGTGAGCGAGCTGGTGGACAAGGCAGCCGCCGCCTCCGGGCTGGCCAATGGGCACGACCCGCCCATGGACAAAACCAACTCTACCTCAAAGCACAAAAGCGGTGCTGTGGCCAGTCTGCTCAGCAAGGCGGAGCGGGCCGCCGAGCTCTCTGCCGAAGGACAGCTAACACTGCAACAGTTTGCTCAGTCCACAGAGATGCTGAAACGGGTGGTTCAGGAACACCTTCCCCTGATGAGCGAGGCTGGGGCGGGGCTCCCAGACATGGAGGCCGTGTCGGGCACCGAGGCCCTGAATGGCCCTTCCGACTTCCCCTACCTAGGCGCCTTCCCCATCAATCCGGGCCTCTTTATCATGACGCCCGCAGGCGTGTTCCTGGCCGAGAGCGCCTTGCACATGGCGGGCCTTGCAGAGTATCCTATGCAGAGTGAGCTGGCTTCTGCCATCAGCTCAGGCAAGAAGAAACGAAAACGTTGCGGCATGTGCCCACCCTGCCGGCGACGGATAAACTGCGAGCAGTGTAGCAGTTGTCGGAACCGAAAAACTGGCCACCAGATTTGCAAATTCAGAAAATGTGAGGAGCTCAAAAAGAAGCCTTCTGCTGCTCTGGAG aAGGTGATGCTTCCAACGGGAGCCGCCTTCCGATGGTTTCAGTGA
- the CXXC5 gene encoding CXXC-type zinc finger protein 5 isoform X2, which yields MSSLVGSPQPDSGGSGSGSSKSGTAEKCGSDEALPPANPERRNKSGIISEPLNKSLRKSRPLSHYSSFSGGSSVSELVDKAAAASGLANGHDPPMDKTNSTSKHKSGAVASLLSKAERAAELSAEGQLTLQQFAQSTEMLKRVVQEHLPLMSEAGAGLPDMEAVSGTEALNGPSDFPYLGAFPINPGLFIMTPAGVFLAESALHMAGLAEYPMQSELASAISSGKKKRKRCGMCPPCRRRINCEQCSSCRNRKTGHQICKFRKCEELKKKPSAALEVMLPTGAAFRWFQ from the exons ATGTCTAGTCTCGTTGGTAGCCCACAGCCCGATagcggcggcagcggcagcggcagcagcaaGTCAGGCACCGCAGAGAAATGCGGGTCAGACGAGGCCCTCCCCCCGGCCAACCCCGAGCGGCGGAACAAGAGCGGCATCATCAGTGAGCCCCTCAACAAGAGCCTGCGGAAGTCTCGGCCCCTGTCCCACTACTCGTCCTTCAGTGGTGGCAGCTCGGTGAGCGAGCTGGTGGACAAGGCAGCCGCCGCCTCCGGGCTGGCCAATGGGCACGACCCGCCCATGGACAAAACCAACTCTACCTCAAAGCACAAAAGCGGTGCTGTGGCCAGTCTGCTCAGCAAGGCGGAGCGGGCCGCCGAGCTCTCTGCCGAAGGACAGCTAACACTGCAACAGTTTGCTCAGTCCACAGAGATGCTGAAACGGGTGGTTCAGGAACACCTTCCCCTGATGAGCGAGGCTGGGGCGGGGCTCCCAGACATGGAGGCCGTGTCGGGCACCGAGGCCCTGAATGGCCCTTCCGACTTCCCCTACCTAGGCGCCTTCCCCATCAATCCGGGCCTCTTTATCATGACGCCCGCAGGCGTGTTCCTGGCCGAGAGCGCCTTGCACATGGCGGGCCTTGCAGAGTATCCTATGCAGAGTGAGCTGGCTTCTGCCATCAGCTCAGGCAAGAAGAAACGAAAACGTTGCGGCATGTGCCCACCCTGCCGGCGACGGATAAACTGCGAGCAGTGTAGCAGTTGTCGGAACCGAAAAACTGGCCACCAGATTTGCAAATTCAGAAAATGTGAGGAGCTCAAAAAGAAGCCTTCTGCTGCTCTGGAG GTGATGCTTCCAACGGGAGCCGCCTTCCGATGGTTTCAGTGA